The following coding sequences lie in one Lolium perenne isolate Kyuss_39 chromosome 2, Kyuss_2.0, whole genome shotgun sequence genomic window:
- the LOC127335895 gene encoding dof zinc finger protein 1 isoform X1: MDAAHWPQGLGQLKPMEEMLMGTGANLQVQGSNPNPPAQAPSSALTPGGAVRGGTPAMAVAGAGTGAGAGAGSTERRARPQKEKAINCPRCNSTNTKFCYYNNYSLQQPRYFCKTCRRYWTEGGSLRNVPVGGGSRKNKRSSSSLSSASASAASTSVASSSMAGATANKNPKLAHDGAAHDLNLAFPHHHGGMQQAQAEYMAFPSLESSSMCNPAGGSTMGARAGGALSAMELLRSTGCYMPLQVPMQMPGEYGAAGFTLGEFRPPPPHSQSQNLLGFSLDAHGQAGGASSAGYGSSAGMQGMQDRAGRLLFPFEDLKPAASSGAGGGESGDGGSAGTGVEGGHHQFEQGNKEQQGNGAPGGQDTPVFWNGMIGGGTSW, encoded by the coding sequence GGGCTAGGGCAGCTGAAGCCCATGGAGGAGATGCTGATGGGAACAGGCGCGAACCTGCAGGTGCAAGGGTCAAATCCGAATCCGCCGGCGCAGGCCCCGTCGTCGGCGTTGACACCTGGGGGTGCCGTGAGGGGTGGAACGCCGGCCATGGCAGTGGCGGGTGCAGGTACCGGTGCCGGTGCCGGCGCTGGTAGCACCGAGCGGCGGGCGCGGCCGCAGAAGGAGAAGGCGATCAACTGCCCTAGGTGCAACTCCACCAACACCAAGTTCTGCTACTACAACAACTACAGCCTCCAGCAGCCCCGGTACTTCTGCAAGACCTGCCGCCGGTACTGGACCGAGGGAGGCTCCTTGCGCAACGTCCCCGTCGGCGGCGGCTCACGCAAGAACAAGCGCTCGTCGTCGTCCTTGTCCTCCGCGTCCGCGTCGGCCGCGAGCACGTCGGTCGCCAGCTCGTCCATGGCCGGGGCGACGGCCAACAAGAACCCGAAGCTGGCGCACGACGGCGCGGCGCACGACCTGAACCTGGCTTTCCCGCACCACCATGGCGGTATGCAGCAGGCGCAGGCGGAGTACATGGCGTTTCCGAGCCTGGAGAGCAGTAGCATGTgtaacccggccggcggtagcacAATGGGCGCCCGGGCCGGTGGCGCACTCTCCGCGATGGAGCTGCTTCGGAGCACCGGCTGCTACATGCCACTGCAGGTGCCGATGCAGATGCCAGGAGAGTACGGCGCCGCGGGCTTCACTCTCGGCGAGTTCCGCCCGCCCCCACCGCACTCGCAGTCGCAGAACTTGCTCGGCTTCTCGCTGGATGCGCACGGCCAGGCGGGCGGGGCTTCTTCGGCGGGGTACGGCTCAAGCGCGGGGATGCAAGGGATGCAGGACAGAGCGGGCAGGTTGCTGTTCCCGTTCGAGGACTTGAAGCCAGCTGCAAGCTCAGGCGCCGGTGGAGGTGAGAGCGGTGACGGCGGCTCTGCTGGCACCGGCGTGGAGGGTGGCCACCATCAGTTCGAGCAAGGCAACAAGGAGCAACAAGGCAATGGCGCCCCCGGCGGGCAAGacaccccggtgttctggaacggCATGATCGGCGGTGGCACTTCATGGTAA
- the LOC127335895 gene encoding dof zinc finger protein 1 isoform X2, whose product MEEMLMGTGANLQVQGSNPNPPAQAPSSALTPGGAVRGGTPAMAVAGAGTGAGAGAGSTERRARPQKEKAINCPRCNSTNTKFCYYNNYSLQQPRYFCKTCRRYWTEGGSLRNVPVGGGSRKNKRSSSSLSSASASAASTSVASSSMAGATANKNPKLAHDGAAHDLNLAFPHHHGGMQQAQAEYMAFPSLESSSMCNPAGGSTMGARAGGALSAMELLRSTGCYMPLQVPMQMPGEYGAAGFTLGEFRPPPPHSQSQNLLGFSLDAHGQAGGASSAGYGSSAGMQGMQDRAGRLLFPFEDLKPAASSGAGGGESGDGGSAGTGVEGGHHQFEQGNKEQQGNGAPGGQDTPVFWNGMIGGGTSW is encoded by the coding sequence ATGGAGGAGATGCTGATGGGAACAGGCGCGAACCTGCAGGTGCAAGGGTCAAATCCGAATCCGCCGGCGCAGGCCCCGTCGTCGGCGTTGACACCTGGGGGTGCCGTGAGGGGTGGAACGCCGGCCATGGCAGTGGCGGGTGCAGGTACCGGTGCCGGTGCCGGCGCTGGTAGCACCGAGCGGCGGGCGCGGCCGCAGAAGGAGAAGGCGATCAACTGCCCTAGGTGCAACTCCACCAACACCAAGTTCTGCTACTACAACAACTACAGCCTCCAGCAGCCCCGGTACTTCTGCAAGACCTGCCGCCGGTACTGGACCGAGGGAGGCTCCTTGCGCAACGTCCCCGTCGGCGGCGGCTCACGCAAGAACAAGCGCTCGTCGTCGTCCTTGTCCTCCGCGTCCGCGTCGGCCGCGAGCACGTCGGTCGCCAGCTCGTCCATGGCCGGGGCGACGGCCAACAAGAACCCGAAGCTGGCGCACGACGGCGCGGCGCACGACCTGAACCTGGCTTTCCCGCACCACCATGGCGGTATGCAGCAGGCGCAGGCGGAGTACATGGCGTTTCCGAGCCTGGAGAGCAGTAGCATGTgtaacccggccggcggtagcacAATGGGCGCCCGGGCCGGTGGCGCACTCTCCGCGATGGAGCTGCTTCGGAGCACCGGCTGCTACATGCCACTGCAGGTGCCGATGCAGATGCCAGGAGAGTACGGCGCCGCGGGCTTCACTCTCGGCGAGTTCCGCCCGCCCCCACCGCACTCGCAGTCGCAGAACTTGCTCGGCTTCTCGCTGGATGCGCACGGCCAGGCGGGCGGGGCTTCTTCGGCGGGGTACGGCTCAAGCGCGGGGATGCAAGGGATGCAGGACAGAGCGGGCAGGTTGCTGTTCCCGTTCGAGGACTTGAAGCCAGCTGCAAGCTCAGGCGCCGGTGGAGGTGAGAGCGGTGACGGCGGCTCTGCTGGCACCGGCGTGGAGGGTGGCCACCATCAGTTCGAGCAAGGCAACAAGGAGCAACAAGGCAATGGCGCCCCCGGCGGGCAAGacaccccggtgttctggaacggCATGATCGGCGGTGGCACTTCATGGTAA